One part of the Parasphingorhabdus sp. SCSIO 66989 genome encodes these proteins:
- a CDS encoding DUF423 domain-containing protein — MIGLVAALSAALAVAAGAFGAHGAAGEQEAEWLRTGGFYQLIHAVAALVLMGVARGPAIMLLVGAAIFSLTLYAMALGAPTWLGAITPIGGTLIIIGWLWAAWVYSRRD; from the coding sequence ATGATCGGCCTAGTCGCAGCTTTATCCGCAGCGCTCGCCGTCGCCGCCGGTGCCTTTGGCGCACACGGCGCGGCGGGTGAGCAGGAAGCGGAATGGCTGCGTACCGGCGGTTTCTATCAACTGATCCACGCGGTCGCTGCGCTGGTGCTCATGGGCGTGGCGCGTGGTCCGGCGATTATGTTGCTTGTCGGCGCCGCGATTTTCTCGCTGACGCTATACGCCATGGCCCTCGGCGCGCCGACATGGCTCGGCGCGATCACGCCGATTGGCGGCACGCTGATTATCATTGGGTGGCTATGGGCGGCGTGGGTGTATTCGCGTCGCGATTAG
- a CDS encoding beta-propeller domain-containing protein: MLLMACTGQAEPVASASNDGLRAFESEKELTDFLKKQRQKAKDQWGEYDGGEPELAMAEAVPEPATPAPEEDSITNNQTAGVDEGGIVKRKGDIMVVLRRGRVFTISTANGDMRAIDHIDAFPPDANGRGSWYDEMLISGNRVIVIGYSYARGGTEITRFTLSDEGKLSYEDAYHLRSNDYYSAENYASRLIGTELIFYSPLNLYYGEQPLDALPGVRRWNGDNGERAFSRIAGPKQVFIAGDLFDDPDDNVSTLHSVTRCDVASDDFDCDATAVIAGWSREFYVSGDAVYLWMVDNSRREQKSGDKAKTNAHLYRLPLDGSRPQAIRAMGMPINQFSFLEEPDKQRINVLVTGESTDPAIEISRGSGGIVSLIQLPLDALGDGSDSIAADHYRALSDAEGSYWEMENRFVGNHIVYGHGRQRGYGSETKPTAYAASLSGGDAVPIPVKHGVERIEKLGSDAVIIGSGEENTLGFSAVTLHGEMPRITNVFTMPAAGQGESRSHAYFFRPDRGSRDGASGTLGLPIARQVERRFQQQLGSSAAMLFLRRDNRQFSLAGELNADPGKWVDDGCQASCVDWYGNARPIFMGDRIFALMGYELVEGELKGGRIRETGRLNYTPQRYGRKERTLDGPEVSPYPVD, translated from the coding sequence ATGCTGCTCATGGCGTGTACCGGGCAGGCAGAGCCCGTTGCCTCTGCCTCCAATGATGGCCTGCGCGCTTTTGAGTCGGAAAAGGAGCTGACTGACTTTCTGAAGAAGCAACGGCAAAAGGCGAAGGACCAATGGGGGGAGTATGACGGTGGTGAGCCAGAATTGGCCATGGCTGAAGCTGTGCCCGAACCCGCCACCCCTGCCCCCGAAGAAGACAGCATCACCAATAACCAGACCGCAGGCGTAGACGAAGGCGGTATCGTAAAACGCAAGGGCGATATCATGGTCGTGCTGCGCCGCGGGCGGGTGTTCACCATCTCCACCGCCAATGGCGACATGCGCGCAATTGACCATATCGATGCCTTCCCGCCCGATGCCAATGGCCGCGGTTCCTGGTATGATGAAATGCTGATTTCCGGCAACCGGGTGATTGTGATCGGCTATAGCTATGCCCGGGGCGGCACCGAGATTACCCGCTTTACGCTGAGCGATGAAGGCAAGCTGAGCTATGAAGACGCCTATCATCTGCGCTCCAATGACTATTATTCAGCGGAAAACTACGCCTCACGCCTGATCGGCACCGAGCTGATTTTCTACTCGCCGCTCAATCTCTATTATGGCGAGCAGCCGCTTGATGCCCTGCCCGGCGTGCGCCGCTGGAATGGTGACAATGGCGAGCGCGCCTTTAGCCGCATCGCCGGGCCGAAACAGGTGTTTATCGCCGGGGATCTGTTCGATGACCCCGATGATAATGTCTCCACCCTGCACAGCGTCACCCGCTGTGATGTCGCCAGCGATGATTTTGATTGCGATGCCACCGCAGTTATCGCCGGATGGTCGCGCGAATTCTATGTCTCAGGCGATGCGGTCTATCTCTGGATGGTGGACAATAGCCGCCGCGAACAAAAGAGCGGCGACAAGGCCAAAACCAACGCCCATCTCTATCGCCTGCCGCTTGATGGCTCGCGGCCACAGGCGATCCGGGCGATGGGAATGCCGATCAACCAGTTCTCTTTCCTTGAAGAGCCGGACAAGCAGCGCATCAATGTGCTGGTTACCGGCGAGAGCACCGATCCCGCAATCGAAATTTCGCGCGGATCGGGCGGTATTGTCAGCCTGATCCAGCTACCGCTGGATGCGCTGGGCGATGGCTCGGACAGCATCGCCGCCGATCATTACCGCGCGTTGAGCGATGCCGAAGGGTCTTATTGGGAGATGGAAAACCGCTTTGTCGGCAACCATATCGTCTATGGCCATGGCCGCCAGCGCGGCTATGGCAGTGAGACCAAGCCCACCGCCTATGCCGCGTCATTAAGCGGCGGCGATGCGGTGCCTATCCCGGTGAAACATGGTGTCGAGCGGATTGAGAAGCTGGGCAGCGACGCGGTGATTATCGGCAGCGGTGAAGAGAATACCCTGGGGTTCAGCGCGGTTACGCTGCACGGGGAAATGCCGCGTATCACCAACGTCTTCACCATGCCTGCCGCCGGACAGGGCGAGTCACGCAGCCATGCCTATTTCTTCCGCCCAGACAGAGGATCGCGCGATGGCGCTTCGGGGACTTTGGGCCTGCCAATTGCGCGTCAGGTCGAACGCCGCTTCCAGCAGCAACTCGGGTCATCGGCGGCCATGCTGTTCCTGCGCCGGGACAACCGCCAATTCTCGCTAGCGGGCGAGCTCAATGCAGACCCCGGTAAATGGGTCGATGATGGCTGTCAGGCAAGCTGTGTCGACTGGTATGGCAATGCCCGCCCGATCTTCATGGGCGACCGCATTTTCGCACTGATGGGCTATGAGCTGGTCGAGGGTGAACTCAAAGGTGGCCGGATACGCGAGACCGGACGGCTAAACTACACGCCGCAGCGCTATGGCCGCAAGGAGCGAACCTTGGACGGGCCGGAGGTTAGCCCTTATCCGGTTGATTAG
- a CDS encoding DUF389 domain-containing protein, with protein MAEQDLQVPSSEPTRSAVKPAENEDKSPEALREAWHWLLHWWKDVVDEVDHIGVINKVQGESGLTARYVFMTCMSAGIAILGLLLSSPAVVIGAMLLSPLMSPIIGAGFALAIGDVRWLRECCWALAVGILVSIGFCALIVLASPLDTVTDEIAARTRPNLFDLGVAFFSALAGAYAMIKGREGTIVGVAIATALMPPLAVVGFGAATANGVVLGGSLLLFFTNLMTIALTAAIIARLYGFRSSLSSQQTLWQSILVVGVFLALAVPLAISLQRIAWEANAYRRANAVVADQFGDKARVSQLDLDFLSDPTRINATVLTPDLQPDVSERVQRLLVNELNQPFEVIINQYRVGVADSDVEAAELAAARLQAQNIEEDRRVSGLVTSMAMVAGVPPENVVVDRTAKRAMVKAKPLPGAGLGSYYVLEQRLAEMKPDWTVIIEPPATALPELELMKDDPLLPDKADYQLALWAIRRIDAPVAVSGDGLAGRALVKRLEDAGVTARYAGQGNATRGRLRLEWLAPDALADGD; from the coding sequence ATGGCTGAGCAAGATCTGCAAGTCCCTTCGTCAGAGCCAACCCGGTCAGCGGTCAAACCAGCCGAGAACGAGGACAAATCGCCCGAGGCGCTGCGCGAGGCCTGGCATTGGCTGTTGCACTGGTGGAAAGACGTTGTTGATGAGGTCGATCATATCGGCGTGATCAACAAGGTGCAGGGCGAATCCGGCCTGACCGCGCGCTATGTATTTATGACCTGCATGTCGGCGGGTATCGCTATTCTCGGCCTGTTGCTGTCTTCACCTGCAGTGGTCATTGGCGCGATGCTGTTGTCGCCACTTATGAGCCCGATTATCGGCGCAGGGTTTGCGCTGGCGATTGGCGATGTGCGCTGGCTGCGTGAATGTTGCTGGGCGCTTGCGGTGGGGATACTCGTCTCGATCGGTTTTTGCGCGCTGATCGTTTTGGCCAGCCCGCTGGACACCGTGACTGACGAAATCGCGGCGCGTACCCGGCCCAATTTGTTTGATCTGGGGGTTGCCTTTTTCTCGGCGCTTGCCGGGGCCTATGCCATGATCAAGGGGCGTGAAGGCACGATTGTCGGCGTTGCCATCGCTACCGCTTTGATGCCGCCACTCGCGGTGGTCGGCTTTGGTGCGGCGACCGCCAATGGCGTAGTGCTTGGCGGCTCGCTGCTGCTGTTTTTCACCAACCTGATGACGATTGCGCTGACAGCGGCGATTATTGCCCGGCTCTACGGTTTTCGCTCGTCGCTATCGTCGCAACAGACGCTGTGGCAGTCGATACTGGTGGTCGGCGTGTTTCTGGCGCTGGCGGTGCCTTTGGCGATTTCGCTGCAGCGCATTGCCTGGGAAGCCAATGCCTATCGCCGCGCCAATGCTGTGGTTGCGGACCAATTTGGGGACAAGGCACGGGTGAGCCAATTGGACCTGGATTTTCTGAGCGATCCAACCCGGATCAATGCGACGGTCCTCACGCCCGATCTGCAACCGGATGTCAGCGAGCGTGTGCAGCGCTTGTTGGTGAATGAGCTCAACCAGCCTTTTGAGGTGATCATCAACCAATATCGTGTCGGCGTCGCCGATAGCGATGTGGAAGCCGCCGAATTGGCAGCGGCCCGCCTGCAGGCGCAAAATATTGAGGAGGACAGGCGCGTTTCCGGCCTTGTTACCTCGATGGCGATGGTCGCCGGGGTGCCGCCGGAGAATGTTGTCGTTGATCGCACCGCCAAACGCGCCATGGTTAAGGCCAAGCCATTGCCCGGAGCGGGCTTGGGCAGCTATTATGTGCTGGAGCAGCGGCTGGCCGAGATGAAGCCCGACTGGACCGTGATTATCGAGCCCCCGGCAACCGCTTTGCCTGAGCTGGAGCTTATGAAAGATGACCCGTTGCTGCCTGATAAGGCAGACTATCAGCTGGCGCTATGGGCGATCCGTCGCATTGACGCGCCGGTGGCTGTGTCAGGCGATGGCCTGGCCGGTCGCGCTTTGGTCAAACGGCTGGAGGACGCCGGAGTGACCGCGCGTTATGCTGGACAGGGTAATGCGACGCGCGGTCGGCTAAGGCTTGAATGGCTTGCCCCGGATGCCTTGGCGGACGGCGATTAA
- a CDS encoding TetR/AcrR family transcriptional regulator, which produces MPRPQLDADEIRNSIMETAEELIRQRGAVDFSVSEIATACGMSQSNLYRYFESKEAFYEAMAGRWFEELNTLMEETIASELPAKEKMFAFFANRLAIKRARFEDDPKLFESYMEIGHQHFEVVRGYIDLADHYLAVIVAEAMAEGHFEDMEIDHTVSLINLMVQPFCNPDIMMNMWPTSTDDNLRIVLDTIFIGLKGKSPVKLDVAPDLRIAS; this is translated from the coding sequence ATGCCACGTCCACAGCTAGATGCGGATGAAATCCGCAACAGCATCATGGAAACCGCCGAAGAGCTTATCCGCCAGCGCGGTGCAGTTGACTTCAGCGTATCCGAAATTGCCACAGCCTGCGGCATGTCGCAGTCGAACCTCTATCGCTATTTTGAATCGAAAGAGGCCTTTTATGAGGCGATGGCCGGTCGCTGGTTTGAAGAGCTGAACACGCTGATGGAGGAGACTATCGCCTCCGAGCTGCCCGCCAAAGAGAAGATGTTTGCCTTTTTCGCAAACCGCTTGGCGATCAAACGTGCGCGTTTTGAGGATGATCCCAAGCTGTTCGAAAGCTATATGGAAATCGGCCATCAGCATTTTGAAGTCGTTCGCGGCTATATTGATCTGGCCGATCATTATCTTGCGGTGATCGTCGCCGAAGCAATGGCAGAGGGCCATTTTGAGGACATGGAAATTGACCATACCGTGTCGCTGATCAATCTGATGGTGCAGCCCTTCTGCAACCCCGATATCATGATGAATATGTGGCCGACCTCTACTGACGATAATCTGCGCATCGTTCTGGATACGATTTTCATCGGACTGAAAGGCAAGTCTCCGGTAAAACTGGACGTTGCACCCGATTTGCGGATCGCGTCTTAA
- a CDS encoding YgfZ/GcvT domain-containing protein: protein MTATYLSDRALIRLTAQGEDDNVVDFLQGLVTQDVSKLGPDNPLWSGLLTAQGKALFDFILWADGDDVLIDCEVEARDDLIRRLTIYRLRRDITIEPDDDRNVHWSLEPRDGAVADPRMAELGWRWLAPAGENVDQTADAAWHAHRLSLGVTEGRTELGDDKTLWLECNAEELNGVAYDKGCFIGQENTARMHYRSRINRRLAIVPVDTADEKRLRHTHEDHGLAVVHIRVEGSEDLPLPEWQKEAIIAHEQKPETGKTSA, encoded by the coding sequence ATGACCGCAACTTATCTCTCTGACCGCGCACTTATCCGCCTTACCGCTCAGGGCGAGGATGATAATGTGGTAGATTTTCTTCAGGGGCTGGTGACACAGGATGTCTCAAAGCTGGGCCCTGATAATCCCTTATGGTCGGGTCTTTTGACCGCACAGGGCAAAGCGCTGTTTGATTTCATCCTTTGGGCTGATGGCGATGATGTGCTGATTGATTGCGAGGTTGAGGCGCGCGATGATCTGATCCGTCGTCTCACCATCTACCGCCTGCGTCGGGACATTACCATCGAACCCGATGATGACCGCAATGTGCATTGGAGCCTGGAGCCGCGAGACGGCGCGGTGGCTGACCCGCGCATGGCCGAATTGGGCTGGCGCTGGCTGGCGCCTGCAGGAGAGAATGTGGACCAGACGGCAGATGCCGCATGGCATGCCCATCGCCTGTCCCTCGGCGTAACCGAGGGCCGCACCGAACTTGGCGATGACAAGACGCTATGGCTCGAATGCAATGCCGAGGAGCTGAACGGCGTCGCCTATGACAAGGGCTGCTTTATCGGCCAGGAAAACACCGCGCGGATGCATTATCGCTCACGCATCAATCGCCGCCTGGCGATCGTGCCGGTCGATACCGCTGATGAGAAACGATTGCGCCATACGCATGAGGATCATGGCCTCGCCGTGGTCCATATCCGCGTCGAAGGCAGCGAAGACTTGCCGCTTCCGGAATGGCAGAAAGAAGCGATTATCGCGCATGAGCAGAAGCCGGAGACCGGCAAAACCTCGGCCTAA
- the pyrC gene encoding dihydroorotase codes for MTETLTITRPDDWHVHLRDGEMLQAVARYTARQFTRAIVMPNLTPPVTTSAMAAAYRERILAALDEGQDFTPLMTCYLTDNADPDDMAHGFEAGIYTAAKLYPAGATTNSDSGVTDVANIKGALARMADIGMPLLVHGEVTDAEIDIFDREKVFIERILQPLIEELPHLRVVFEHITTENAVGFVKSAGPNVAATITAHHLHINRNAMFEGGIRPHAYCLPIAKREHHRQALRKAATSGSPKFFLGTDSAPHEVEAKESACGCAGIFSAPHALESYLKVFEEEDAIDKFEGFASFHGPDFYRLPRNSDTITLTRKPNQVVEGLAAAGTVVVPFHAGDTINWEFAA; via the coding sequence ATGACCGAGACATTGACGATTACCCGCCCCGATGACTGGCATGTGCACCTGCGCGATGGCGAGATGTTGCAAGCCGTTGCCCGCTATACCGCGCGCCAATTTACCCGTGCGATTGTGATGCCCAATCTGACCCCGCCGGTGACCACCAGTGCCATGGCAGCCGCCTATCGCGAGCGGATATTGGCGGCGCTTGATGAGGGGCAGGATTTCACCCCGCTGATGACCTGTTACCTCACCGATAATGCCGATCCCGATGATATGGCACATGGCTTTGAGGCAGGCATTTACACCGCAGCCAAGTTGTATCCCGCCGGAGCCACCACCAATTCAGATTCAGGCGTCACCGATGTCGCCAATATCAAGGGCGCATTGGCGCGAATGGCAGATATCGGCATGCCGCTGCTGGTACATGGTGAGGTCACCGATGCCGAGATCGACATATTCGACCGCGAGAAGGTGTTTATCGAACGCATCTTGCAGCCGCTGATTGAGGAACTGCCGCATCTGAGAGTCGTGTTTGAGCATATCACCACCGAAAATGCGGTGGGATTTGTCAAAAGCGCCGGCCCCAATGTCGCCGCGACCATTACCGCGCACCATCTGCATATCAACCGCAACGCCATGTTTGAGGGCGGGATCAGGCCACATGCCTATTGCCTGCCTATCGCCAAGCGCGAACATCATCGCCAAGCCTTGCGCAAGGCGGCGACTTCGGGCTCGCCCAAATTCTTCCTCGGTACCGATAGCGCGCCGCATGAGGTGGAAGCCAAGGAGTCGGCCTGTGGCTGCGCCGGTATCTTCAGCGCGCCGCATGCACTGGAAAGCTATTTGAAGGTGTTTGAGGAAGAAGACGCAATCGACAAATTTGAAGGCTTTGCTTCTTTCCATGGCCCTGATTTTTATCGCCTGCCACGCAACAGCGACACCATAACCCTGACGCGAAAGCCCAATCAGGTTGTCGAAGGGCTAGCGGCCGCAGGCACGGTGGTGGTGCCCTTCCATGCCGGTGACACGATAAACTGGGAATTTGCGGCGTAA
- the rarD gene encoding EamA family transporter RarD, translating to MALMARGDLPIQTVVETEDNPARTGLIHALCAYTIWGFMPLFFKQLVEISALEVVAHRIVWSVPLLLVILWQRKRLGEFFGVMRDSKTLRLMLISSALIATNWLIYIWAIYQNQILAASLGYYLNPLLNVVLGYFFLSERLKPVQWLAVAMAAAGVAVLAIETLATIWISLALAASFGLYGMVRKVAPVKSVPGLTAETTLLFPIAAAFAGWAFLYDASPGLGYSLRTDIYLILGGAITATPLLFFASAAKRLSLATLGFVQYIGPTIQFLLGVFLYNEPLTVSHMICFGLIWAALVLYSGDALVSARKSSTAKA from the coding sequence ATGGCGCTTATGGCGCGCGGCGACCTCCCTATTCAGACGGTAGTTGAGACCGAGGACAATCCGGCACGTACCGGGCTGATCCATGCGCTGTGCGCCTATACTATCTGGGGCTTCATGCCGCTGTTTTTCAAACAGTTGGTGGAGATATCCGCGCTGGAAGTGGTGGCGCACCGCATAGTCTGGTCAGTGCCATTGCTGTTGGTGATATTGTGGCAGCGCAAGCGTCTCGGCGAATTCTTCGGCGTGATGCGTGATAGCAAGACGCTGCGGCTGATGCTGATCAGTTCCGCGCTGATCGCGACCAACTGGCTGATCTATATTTGGGCGATTTACCAGAACCAGATTTTGGCGGCGAGCCTTGGCTATTATCTCAACCCGCTGCTCAATGTGGTGCTGGGCTATTTCTTCCTCTCCGAGCGGCTAAAACCAGTGCAATGGCTTGCGGTGGCGATGGCGGCAGCAGGCGTCGCGGTATTGGCGATAGAGACACTGGCGACAATCTGGATCAGCCTGGCCTTGGCAGCAAGTTTTGGCCTGTATGGCATGGTGCGCAAAGTCGCACCGGTCAAATCTGTCCCCGGCCTGACCGCAGAAACCACCCTGCTCTTTCCGATTGCCGCGGCCTTTGCCGGATGGGCCTTTCTCTACGATGCCAGCCCGGGCCTCGGCTATTCGCTGCGTACCGATATCTATCTGATCCTGGGCGGTGCGATTACCGCGACACCGTTGCTGTTCTTCGCTTCGGCGGCAAAGCGATTGTCGCTGGCGACACTGGGCTTCGTCCAATACATCGGTCCAACCATTCAGTTTCTGCTCGGTGTCTTTCTTTATAATGAGCCGCTGACCGTATCGCATATGATCTGCTTCGGTCTGATCTGGGCGGCGCTAGTCCTATATTCCGGTGATGCGCTGGTTTCAGCACGCAAATCGAGTACGGCGAAGGCTTAG
- a CDS encoding GNAT family N-acetyltransferase yields the protein MINGPILVTERLILRPPAAEDFEAFAAFSSDEEMTRFIGGVMQRGAAWRAWATLAGAWHLRGFSMFSVVLRESGDWIGRIGPWEPEGWPDKEIGWGIAPEYAGKGYACEAAVACMDYAFDLLGWEKVIHTIDPENIASIKLAERLGSTNKGPTQLPPPLHEFRVDSYEQTREEWQENRKQFKGG from the coding sequence ATGATCAACGGACCGATATTGGTAACCGAAAGACTGATCCTGCGCCCGCCTGCAGCAGAGGATTTTGAGGCCTTTGCGGCTTTCTCCTCAGATGAAGAAATGACACGCTTTATCGGTGGCGTGATGCAGCGCGGCGCGGCATGGCGCGCTTGGGCGACACTGGCCGGTGCATGGCATCTGCGTGGATTTTCCATGTTTTCCGTGGTTTTGCGTGAGAGTGGCGACTGGATCGGTCGTATCGGCCCATGGGAGCCCGAAGGCTGGCCTGACAAGGAAATCGGCTGGGGCATTGCGCCGGAATATGCGGGCAAGGGCTATGCCTGCGAGGCAGCGGTGGCGTGTATGGATTATGCCTTTGACCTGCTCGGCTGGGAGAAGGTGATCCACACCATTGATCCGGAGAATATCGCTTCGATCAAGCTCGCCGAACGGCTCGGATCGACCAATAAAGGCCCGACACAATTGCCGCCGCCATTGCATGAATTTCGCGTCGACAGCTATGAACAGACGCGCGAAGAATGGCAGGAAAACCGCAAGCAATTCAAAGGAGGATGA
- a CDS encoding DUF1330 domain-containing protein, translating to MMMADENYVDPSPELFEAFKALPRDKPINMINMLRFYEKAAYPDDHPLAEKGLTGAEAYAEYGKTSGPIFQRVGGEIIWRGAFETVLIGPTDEYWDAVFVARYPHAGAFLEMVTDPEYRKAVVNRQAAVKTSRLIRCGDLGSQNGTFSG from the coding sequence ATGATGATGGCAGATGAGAACTATGTTGATCCAAGCCCGGAGCTGTTCGAAGCGTTCAAGGCTTTGCCGCGTGATAAGCCGATCAATATGATCAACATGCTGCGCTTCTATGAAAAGGCAGCCTATCCCGATGATCATCCGCTTGCCGAAAAGGGCCTGACCGGTGCGGAAGCCTATGCTGAATATGGCAAGACCAGCGGCCCGATTTTTCAGCGCGTCGGCGGCGAGATTATCTGGCGCGGCGCTTTTGAAACGGTGCTGATCGGCCCGACTGACGAATATTGGGACGCGGTGTTTGTCGCACGCTACCCGCATGCCGGCGCGTTTCTGGAGATGGTCACCGACCCGGAATATCGTAAAGCGGTGGTCAATCGACAGGCGGCGGTGAAGACTTCCCGACTGATCCGGTGCGGTGATCTCGGCTCCCAAAATGGCACATTCTCTGGCTGA
- a CDS encoding mechanosensitive ion channel family protein: MIEQVSNRIQSAIIDSPGDLIYVQGVIAMALVVLAITIGWYVGRSLGPFLARMWENRAGYESELAQRRIRNMCRQAVIFILCSIFLSVYRWEVIAHVIFALTIAITVGLFSNNLIRGVRMPGWLGTVIGLLMAAGTVIGLVNEIEAIYIALESVGINFGTRRITLWWVATIIVTAVIFFAIARVVIKVASHIINNMGNLDSSQKVLAQKLATVAILAIAFVLGLDILGIDLTALAVFSGAFGLAIGFGMQKTVGNLIAGIILLMDRSIKPGDIIVVGDSFGWVNKIGVRAVSVLTRDGKEHLIPNENLMTTEVENWSYSDPNVRMKIPVGVSYGSDMKLVQKLLLKAVNESPRVLKNPKPVAWLLEFGDNSVNFEIRAWINDPHKGVGNVRGDIMMRVWDLLKENDVEIPFPQRDLHLRSIDESAANMLMSARDAAIEQENDAE, encoded by the coding sequence GCGACCTCATCTATGTCCAGGGCGTTATCGCGATGGCGCTCGTGGTGCTGGCTATTACCATTGGCTGGTACGTCGGCCGCTCACTCGGTCCGTTTCTGGCCAGAATGTGGGAAAACCGCGCAGGCTATGAGAGCGAGCTGGCGCAACGGCGCATCCGCAATATGTGCCGTCAGGCGGTTATCTTCATCCTGTGCAGCATATTCCTGTCGGTTTATCGCTGGGAAGTCATCGCGCATGTCATCTTCGCGCTGACCATTGCGATTACGGTAGGACTGTTCTCCAACAACCTGATCCGGGGTGTGCGTATGCCGGGCTGGCTGGGCACCGTTATAGGCCTTTTGATGGCGGCGGGCACGGTTATTGGCCTGGTGAACGAGATTGAAGCGATCTATATCGCGCTGGAAAGCGTCGGCATCAATTTTGGCACGCGACGGATCACTCTGTGGTGGGTCGCCACCATTATCGTCACAGCAGTGATATTCTTCGCCATAGCGCGGGTGGTGATCAAAGTTGCCAGCCATATCATCAACAATATGGGCAATCTCGACAGTTCGCAGAAAGTGCTGGCCCAGAAACTGGCCACAGTCGCGATTCTGGCCATCGCCTTTGTCCTCGGCCTCGACATTTTGGGCATCGACCTGACGGCACTGGCCGTCTTTTCGGGCGCCTTTGGTCTGGCCATCGGCTTCGGCATGCAGAAGACCGTGGGTAATTTGATTGCCGGTATCATCCTGCTGATGGACCGGTCGATCAAGCCGGGCGACATTATCGTTGTCGGCGACAGCTTTGGCTGGGTCAACAAGATCGGTGTACGCGCGGTTTCGGTGCTTACGCGCGATGGCAAAGAACATCTGATTCCAAACGAAAATCTGATGACCACCGAGGTGGAGAACTGGTCCTATTCCGACCCTAATGTGCGGATGAAAATCCCTGTCGGCGTCAGCTATGGCAGCGATATGAAGTTGGTGCAGAAGCTGTTGCTCAAGGCAGTGAATGAGTCACCCCGGGTTCTCAAGAACCCCAAGCCGGTGGCTTGGTTGCTCGAATTTGGCGACAATAGCGTCAATTTTGAGATACGCGCCTGGATCAACGACCCGCATAAAGGCGTCGGTAACGTCCGCGGCGACATCATGATGCGGGTCTGGGATCTGCTTAAGGAAAATGACGTCGAAATCCCATTCCCGCAGCGCGATCTGCACTTACGCTCTATCGATGAAAGCGCGGCCAATATGCTTATGTCTGCGCGAGACGCCGCGATAGAACAGGAAAATGACGCCGAGTAA